A region of the Pseudomonas sp. J452 genome:
GGCGGCACTGCAGGCGGCCAGCGCCAGAGCCAGGCCGGCGCTGAAACCGGCGAGCAGGGGTTGGCGGATCAGGGTGCTGAGGTCGGACATGATGGCGGTCTCCTGGGGCGAAAGGTTCATTCGCTCAGGTAGACGAAGCCATCAAATCATTCGGGTTAAGGCGGGTGAAGAATCAGTGGTTCGCCGCGGCCTCCTGGCACAGCTGCCCGGCGAGCATACCGAGGGTCATCATCGCCCGCTCGGCCTCGCGATTCCACGGCACGCCGCAGGTCAGGCGCAGGCAGTTGTTGAACTGCTCGGTGTTGCTGAAGATCAGCCCCGGCGCCACGCTGATGCCCTGCTGCAAGGCCCGCACATGCAATTCCTTGGCACTGACCCGCCCGGGCAGGCTGACCCAGAGGATGAAGCCGCCATGCGGGCGGGTCATCTGCGTGCCTTCCGGGAAGTACTGCTGCACCGCCAGCTGGTAGGCGGTCATGTTCTTGCGGTACTCCTGGCGGATATGACGCAGATGGCGGTCATAGCCACCATTCTCCAGGTAGGCGGCCACACCCATCTGGGTGACGCTGCAGGCCGAGTGGGTGCTGAAGGTCTGCAGGCGCTCGATCTCGTCCTGGTGACGCCCGGCGATGATCCAGCCGATGCGCACGCCCGGCGAGATGGTCTTGGAGAAGCTTGAGCAGTACACCACCTGATCCTCGCGATCGTAGGCCTTGAGCGCCTTGATCCGGCCAGGCTCGAACAGCAGCTCGCCGTAGATATCGTCCTCGATCACCTGGATGCCGTAGTCGGCGGTGAACTTGAGCAGCTGCTTCTGGCGCTCCTCGGGCATGCTGCCGCCCATGGGGTTGCTCAGCCGCGAAGTCAGCACCAGTGCCTTGATCGGCCACTGGTTGGCCGCCAGTTGCAGGGCTTCCAGGCTCATCCCGGTAGTCGGGTCGCAGGGAATCTCGATCACCTTGAGACCGAGCAACTCGGCCAGTTGCAGCAGGCCGTAGTAGGTCGGCGACTCGGCGGCAATCAGGTCACCGGGTTTGGTCAGCACGCGCAGGGCCATGTGGATGGCATCCACGCAACCATGGGTGATCACCACTTCCGACGGATCGACGACCACTCCGGCATCGCGCATGCGGATCGCCACCTGGCGACGCAGCGGCTCGAAGCCAGGGCTGAACATGTAACTGAAGGCACGCGGGCTGTGGAAACGGGTGACCTTGGCCAACTGCTGGTGCAGCGCCCGCGCCGGCAGGTAATCGACGTGCGGCACGGCGGCGCCCAGCGGAAACACGCCGTCCTGACGCGAGTCGGTGAGCACCTGGCTGATGATGCTGCTGCGGGTGACCAGACTCGGTAGCTCGACCCGCGCGATGTCCGGTGTCGAGGCGGTCAGCGCGGCACTCTGGTGCACGTAGAAGCCGGATTGCGGACGGGCGCGGATCAGCCCCTGGTCTTCCAGATTGGCGTAGGCCTGCAACACGGTGGCGTGGCTGACGCTGAGTTGCGAGCTCATCTTGCGTACCGAGGGCACGCGCTCGCCAGGCTGGTAGACGCCGCGGCGGATATCCTCGGCGAGCTGCTGGGCGATGCGTTGGTAAAGCAACAAACTGGTCATGGCGAACACTCACTGAGTTTCTGTACCAGAACAGTAGCCGAACATGGGCAATATCGATGGGTACAGTTAGCGCTTTTCTCGACCGTACAGCACAGTCGCGCTCGTATAGCGCAGGCAACTGTTCCGCCCGCCCCGCCCGCTGCGCGCAGACAGAAAAAACCCCGGTGCCTCGCGGCTACCGGGGTTGTGTCGAGTCTTGCGTGGCTCAGCGACCGGGTTGCAGCTGGCCGGTTTCATCAGAAAAGACGATCTCCACCCGGCGATTCTGCGCACGCCCACGGCTGGAGGCGTTATCCGCGACCGGATAGGCCTCGCCAAACCCCTTCACGCTGATGCGCTGGCTGTCGATGCCCAGGTCGACCAGCACATCGGCCACGGCTTGCGCGCGGGCACGGGACAACTCGAGGTTTTCCTTGGCATCGCCACGCCCGTCGGTGTAACCCTCGATGCGCACAATGCGCCGCGGGTTGAGCTGGAGGAACTGCACCAGCTTGAGCACCGTACGGTTGGCCGACGCCTTGAGCTCGGCCCGCCCGGCATCGAACAGGACATCGCCCAGAGTCATCACCAGACCACGATCGGTCTCGGTTGCCGCCAGGTTGTTGGCCATCTGCTCATCGAACCACTGGCCGTGTTGCTGCAGGCTGAGCAGCTTGGCTTCGCGCAGGGCCAGCTGCAGGCGCTGGCGCTCCAGCTCCAGTTGGACCGCACGTTCCTGGTTCAGGCTCAGCTCGCTGTGCTGGCTGGCGATAGCGCTGTAGCGCTGGCTGAGATAGGCGTAGTGCAGCACATCATCGTTGCTGCCCCAGTAGCTGGACAGGCGCTGCGCACGCGCCAGGGATTCGCCGGCGCGGATCACGTCCTTCGGCGCACTGCGCAGTACGTCCGGGTTTTCCTTGACCTTCTGGAAGCTCGCTTCGGCGGCAGTCAACGCTTCGACGCTGTCCTGGCTGGCACAGCCACCGAGCAGGGTCAGGGACAGCAACACGCTGGCCAGGCCATGAGTACGGGTCACTGCTGATCTCCCAGTTGCTTGCGCAGACGCGTGATGCGGGTATTCAACTCGTCCAGTTGCGCCTGACTCTTCTGCGTCAGCACCTTGGCCTCGGCCAGGCGCGCATCCAGTTCGGCCTGTTCGGCGAACACCCGGGCTCGCTTGAAATCTTCCTCGCCCATGTTCTTTTCCGCGCGGGCGAGTTTTTTCTCGGCCAGCTGCATTTCGACTATCTGCTCATCGGCACCTACCGCACGGGCCTGTTCCACAGCCTTGACGGTGAGTCCCATCTGGGCGGTCGGTGCAGGGTCGTTGGCACAGCCGACCAGAAGCAGCGAGGCCAGGGCGGCGCTTGCAATTAGCTTGTTCACTGAACGGTTCCTACTCACTCGGCGGGACACTGGCGGGTTGCAGCTGCTGGCTTTTCCAACGCTCAAGATTGCGTTGCAACAAGGTTTCCGGCAGCCCGGTGGCGGTCAATTCTGTCATTTTTTTCGCCAACTGTCCGCGCAGCCAGGGATCGTTGCAGGCGGAGTTGTGCGACAGGGTAAGGAACAGGCCCTCACTGGAAATTGGCGGTTCCAGCGCCTGCAGATCTTCCATCAGACCAAGGGTATTGGCCAAGGCCACTCCGGGGTAGCGTTCGTAGAGCACATATTCGGTGCGCCCGAGCAGCAGTTTCTGGAAGGCCTGGGTCAGGCTGGGCACGCTCTCCAGGGTCAGGTTGGCCTTGGCGAAGGCATCGAACTGCTGGCCGAAGCTGTTGTTGAC
Encoded here:
- a CDS encoding OmpA family protein encodes the protein MTRTHGLASVLLSLTLLGGCASQDSVEALTAAEASFQKVKENPDVLRSAPKDVIRAGESLARAQRLSSYWGSNDDVLHYAYLSQRYSAIASQHSELSLNQERAVQLELERQRLQLALREAKLLSLQQHGQWFDEQMANNLAATETDRGLVMTLGDVLFDAGRAELKASANRTVLKLVQFLQLNPRRIVRIEGYTDGRGDAKENLELSRARAQAVADVLVDLGIDSQRISVKGFGEAYPVADNASSRGRAQNRRVEIVFSDETGQLQPGR
- a CDS encoding DUF4398 domain-containing protein yields the protein MGLTVKAVEQARAVGADEQIVEMQLAEKKLARAEKNMGEEDFKRARVFAEQAELDARLAEAKVLTQKSQAQLDELNTRITRLRKQLGDQQ
- a CDS encoding PLP-dependent aminotransferase family protein, with the translated sequence MTSLLLYQRIAQQLAEDIRRGVYQPGERVPSVRKMSSQLSVSHATVLQAYANLEDQGLIRARPQSGFYVHQSAALTASTPDIARVELPSLVTRSSIISQVLTDSRQDGVFPLGAAVPHVDYLPARALHQQLAKVTRFHSPRAFSYMFSPGFEPLRRQVAIRMRDAGVVVDPSEVVITHGCVDAIHMALRVLTKPGDLIAAESPTYYGLLQLAELLGLKVIEIPCDPTTGMSLEALQLAANQWPIKALVLTSRLSNPMGGSMPEERQKQLLKFTADYGIQVIEDDIYGELLFEPGRIKALKAYDREDQVVYCSSFSKTISPGVRIGWIIAGRHQDEIERLQTFSTHSACSVTQMGVAAYLENGGYDRHLRHIRQEYRKNMTAYQLAVQQYFPEGTQMTRPHGGFILWVSLPGRVSAKELHVRALQQGISVAPGLIFSNTEQFNNCLRLTCGVPWNREAERAMMTLGMLAGQLCQEAAANH